From a single Cryptococcus neoformans var. neoformans B-3501A chromosome 3, whole genome shotgun sequence genomic region:
- a CDS encoding hypothetical protein (HMMPfam hit to DEP, Domain found in Dishevelled, Egl-10, and Pleckstrin, score: 50.5, E(): 4.5e-12): MEGGVLDLSLLNKDRDNVALLLYTYKPLLNNTGASANPAHPSLLPSAAASPNAPSSQVIINYAALPWNVQPGDYLEIRQINRTQPKVPTASTRIQGMEGEKPQKIKRPPALEDVKTGKGREGYVFRLGEDSPTANIHQIQVPDSVATAFGFQNRLEVEVRRIHDKESSHADYIEFYFSQYLGRADMWRLGMSLEGTTLHVGEKVSLAGGAVRAEVNFIIRDEKSKDGIAKPKRYSSGIVTAKTKTIFRSKSAQVYLFIQLCEETWQFDEDGERYVEKVVHGYLPELFARWADKGTSHVVTIIFFARIFYRDDEVDYLRKHDMVDMLSQDYSGQWYKDFFKVAVDLERRNDWMSSLPEIKRQLERSEREILLDYHLRLLKAKGAAEEEIKIVGKWCFAYQGNVLEAINLALNPFDEHYVDRDLSRTGLSITVVTPGTGHFAVDKNLLRLTTERMVDHGMSVDFVCLTKMPLHSVPLFSYVSHRPKGPVQHEDGIGAKAKPVVPDLLYFDANLSQVKDIELADCYSLPSWVSTSFYAVTHDKPFREDRFVARCKMYDIQMLGILDHNLTTVTVPLLNVDDTPMPRRPLTVDDRKAIRDSFDQSIFSGISDLVKTGSSPLDSAPASVTASYQSARLLAEKAKERTSSMSLSKPRGSDIANSSRLSPIKATSESDNIDLGKKTTPRSPSPEPSSLSLRRGSRRSLSPTKMTQLAHTSAVTNELNKDSPSLLKNSRPGSPITMARSISPVPPLPPTREQGDSPLSPVDSLPLSASVERSPSPSRRSVRSNMTDREHLGSGASTPKGTPAKSLRSQPSKGFIPSWVLNSFKPLLSTSKPSFAVPAMENVARTDVATGDDNRPSSPSPSVGSLRGRPSKGGPNPKPIITPSTPSPSRSQKPPFKPAKIIQTQPHTQAQGTQPLPIAAPPASRLPSQSEEDAISRSFRNKGHGLSRSHEDSSLRAQSNALVQSSRHFTINPCKPSAETIDRVRDAGGRRWRFVLPKLTQQHIVQWPSLIAPACLPLTTDFLPDQKQSDELYTTGTYTVQCYLEDDQFLIRSDAAETNLALAMMREMVSQRLSQNFQVIVQPHELTEPEKPRPMPIHLEKDADIGVELVSGGASEVLKKGQGAIWLSWANHIHRLLFHPTKPEIVVHWMTRKITHQTESVQWKGLVWPSGMKGYQKASATFAYPDVSMKINYNHLDHLINGERIDFAPLRYWRTRFILIPSGREPVTFPGLMPKNENLGSNDLLWLGAQKVMETLNRYLLKRPEGTPQQRSLKIVATTFDPSTCVLDEELMMDLARQIHGDSSGDKKKKLEGMTLANVAELMCQPDNGLVIRTRWWESRQHVSSFNGFELREWLQNTFEDVTGREKAQEWAAELTNKGLIEHVTKSHGFLDYWHLYYRLREPYNHMYSHLAKKEGKNKSWFSTSSKGSRAAPPSLTSSQASSSTVIAAAVADPSQATADLNTSQSGKDPSAGEQDQSSLAKIYLKVHKGEPKQGGKKRKIMMTQKRVLDLDPSRKSDRAEVAILHADVVHNARNAFHFELNWLGVTAALLEELRQKLSAQSERYGLRFVETPVEQIADIPKKCAYRTPIPIRLALAPPVIPDLHTRLVAVAHGTGQAENYFEYSILTKKFGFVLDVEATDRYPDNVEVVYSYRKAGVKYTYSQFCHKTGLALVQCVGGEAGFLWSDNRLVVSAPTRKGVGNRVDEARALRKELEDFCSDAEQLSKFYEEVLPPPPTTGESTPEEGQEEFEAKDDEEEQPAPQEKTEL; this comes from the exons ATGGAAGGGGGGGTGTTGGATCTGTCACTCTTAAACAAAGACAGAGATAATGTTGCATTACTTCTATACACCTACAAACCCCTACTCAACAATACGGGTGCGAGTGCCAACCCTGCCCATCCTTCACTCTTGCCGTCCGCCGCTGCCTCTCCTAACGCTCCTTCGTCCCAAGTCATTATCAACTACGCAGCCTTGCCGTGGAATGTTCAGCCAGGAGATTATCTTGAAATCCGTCAAATAAACCGAACACAACCTAAAGTTCCCACTGCTTCTACACGTATTCAGGGAATGGAGGGAGAAAAGCCACAAAAAATCAAAAGGCCCCCGGCTCTAGAAGATGTGAAGACTGgtaagggaagagaaggctATGTTTTCAGACTTGGGGAAGATAGTCCCACAGCAAATATACATCAAATACAGGTACCTGACTCGGTCGCGACTGCCTTTGGTTTTCAAAATAGATTAGAAGTGGAAGTCCGAAGA ATCCACGACAAGGAGTCTAGCCATGCGGACTACATCGAGTTTTACTTTTCCCAGTATCTTGGTCGAGCCGACATGTGGCGTCTTGGTATGTCCCTTGAGGGCACCACCTTGCATGTGGGCGAAAAGGTTTCTCTTGCTGGAGGGGCTGTTCGAGCGGAGGTTAATTTTATCATCCGTGATGAGAAGTCCAAGGACGGCATCGCCAAACCCAAGAGGTACTCCAGCGGCATTGTTACTGCCAAGACAAAGACCATTTTTAGAAGTAAGAGTGCACAAGTGTATTTGTTTATCCAGCTTTGTGAGGAGACCTGGCagtttgatgaagatggagagaggtATGTCGAGAAAGTGGTCCATG GTTACCTACCAGAGCTTTTTGCCCGCTGGGCTGACAAAGGTACTTCTCATGTTGTAACCATCATTTTTTTCGCCCGCATCTTTTACCGCGATGACGAGGTCGATTACCTTCGCAAACATGACATGGTCGATATGCTGAGCCAAGACTATTCCGGCCAATGGTATAAAGATTTTTTCAAGGTCGCTGTCGACCTTGAGCGGCGAAACGATTGGATGAGCTCTCTACCTGAGATCAAGAGGCAATTGGAAAgaagtgaaagagagatACTTCTCGATTACCACCTAAGACTGCTGAAAGCCAAAGGtgctgctgaagaagaaataaaAATCGTCGGCAAATGGTGTTTCGCCTACCAAGGTAACGTCCTCGAAGCCATCAATCTCGCCCTCAATCCTTTCGACGAGCACTATGTTGATCGTGATCTCTCTCGTACCGGTCTGTCCATTACAGTCGTGACCCCAGGTACCGGCCACTTTGCGGTCGATAAGAATCTGCTACGTTTGACAACGGAAAGGATGGTCGACCACGGTATGAGCGTCGACTTTGTCTGCCTTACCAAGATGCCACTGCATAGTGTACCGCTTTTCAGTTATGTGTCGCATAGGCCCAAAGGACCTGTCCAGCACGAAGACGGAATAGGTGCAAAGGCAAAACCCGTAGTTCCGGATTTGCTGTACTTCGACGCTAATTTGTCGCAAGTCAAGGATATCGAGCTTGCCGACTGCTATT CTCTGCCATCGTGGGTCAGCACATCTTTCTATGCCGTAACGCATGACAAGCCTTTCCGCGAAGACCGATTTGTCGCCCGCTGCAAGATGTACGACATCCAGATGCTCGGTATCTTAGACCATAACCTTACGACTGTCACGGTCCCCCTTCTCAATGTCGACGATACACCCATGCCTCGTCGGCCGCTTACAGTCGATGATAGAAAGGCCATCAGGGACTCGTTTGACCAATCCATCTTCAGTGGGATTTCTGATCTAGTCAAGACAGGATCTTCGCCTCTTGACTCTGCGCCGGCAAGTGTCACGGCTAGCTATCAGTCCGCCAGATTGCTGGCCGAAAAAGCCAAAGAGAGGACTAGCTCCATGTCATTGTCGAAACCAAGAGGATCGGACATTGCCAACTCATCCCGGTTATCACCGATTAAGGCAACGAGTGAATCTGATAACATTGATTTGGGCAAAAAAACGACACCCAGGAGTCCCTCCCCAGAGCCATCGTCATTGTCATTGAGAAGGGGCTCAAGAAGGTCGCTGTCGCCGACCAAAATGACTCAACTTGCTCACACATCTGCCGTTACGAACGAATTGAATAAAGACTCGCCATCTTTACTTAAAAATAGCCGCCCCGGATCCCCTATCACTATGGCACGTTCCATTTCACCCGTTCcgcctctccctcccacaAGAGAACAAGGCGATTCACCCTTGTCTCCTGTTGACTCTTTGCCCCTTTCTGCTTCTGTCGAGCGAAgtccatctccctctcgaAGGTCAGTCAGGTCGAATATGACTGATCGCGAACACCTAGGCTCCGGGGCCTCAACGCCAAAGGGCACCCCTGCAAAAAGCCTCAGGAGCCAGCCTAGTAAAGGCTTTATTCCAAGCTGGGTACTCAATAGTTTTAAGCCACTGCTGTCAACCTCCAAACCAAGTTTTGCCGTACCCGCAATGGAAAATGTGGCGAGAACAGACGTCGCGACTGGTGATGACAATAGACCCAgttcaccttctccttctgttGGATCACTTAGGGGAAGACCATCGAAAGGAGGACCTAACCCGAAGCCAATCATCACACCCAGtaccccttctccttctcgtaGCCAAAAACCGCCTTTCAAACCTGCGAAGATTATCCAGACACAGCCTCATACCCAAGCGCAAGGCACACAACCTTTACCCATTGCAGCTCCCCCAGCTTCTCGTTTACCCTCGcagagtgaagaagatgccatTTCGCGATCCTTCCGCAATAAGGGGCATGGTTTATCACGCTCCCACGAAGACTCTTCTCTTCGTGCTCAAAGCAACGCCCTTGTTCAGTCTTCTCGACACTTTACCATCAATCCTTGCAAGCCTTCGGCTGAAACTATCGACCGCGTTCGCGACGCCGGCGGTCGTCGATGGCGATTCGTCCTCCCAAAATTGACTCAACAACATATTGTTCAGTGGCCTAGCCTGATTGCACCCGCATGCCTGCCGTTGACTACAGATTTTTTGCCCGATCAAAAGCAGAGTGATGAGCTGTACACTACGGGAACGTATACTGTACAGTGCTATCTGGAAGACGACCAATTTTTGATCAGAAGTGATGCAGCGGAGACGAATTTGGCGCTGGCAAtgatgagagagatggtGTCGCAGAGACTTTCGC AGAACTTCCAGGTCATCGTTCAACCGCACGAATTGACCGAGCCAGAAAAGCCTCGACCAATGCCCATTCATCTTGAAAAGGACGCTGACATTGGGGTAGAGTTAGTTTCAGGAGGCGCTTCTGAGGTGCTCAAGAAAGGACAGGGGGCAATATGGCTCTCATGGGCTAACCATATTCATCGGCTCTTGTTCCACCCAACAAAGCCTGAAATCGTAGTGCATTGGATGACGCGAAAGATTACACACCAAACTGAATCGGTACAGTGGAAAGGACTTGTGTGGCCAAGCGGGATGAAGGGTTATCAAAAAGCTTCCGCTACGTTTGCATATCCT GATGTTTCGATGAAAATCAATTACAATCATCTCGACCATCTCATCAACGGCGAACGTATCGACTTTGCACCGCTTCGTTACTGGCGAACccgcttcatcctcattccaTCTGGGCGTGAACCTGTCACTTTCCCTGGTCTCATGCCCAAGAACGAAAACCTCGGATCTAATGATCTTTTGTGGCTGGGAGCACAAAAGGTGATGGAAACCCTCAATCGGTATTTGCTTAAACGACCCGAAGGCACGCCTCAACAAAGGTCCCTCAAGATCGTCGCCACAACATTTGATCCTTCGACATGTGTGTTGGATGAGGAATTGATGATGGACTTGGCCAGACAAATACATGGTGACTCTTCCGGGGataagaagaaaaagctcGAGGGTATGACCTTGGCGAATGTGGCAGAACTAATGTGCCAACCGGATAATGGTCTAGTGATCAGGACACGCTGGTGGGAAT CGAGACAACATGTATCGTCTTTCAATGGTTTTGAACTGAGAGAGTGGCTGCAAAATACCTTTGAGGATGTTACTGGCAGAGAGAAGGCACAGGAATGGGCGGCCGAGCTGACTAACAAGGGTTTGATTG AACATGTAACCAAGTCGCATGGTTTCCTAGACTACTGGCATTTATATTACCGACTTCGAGAACCCTACAACCACATGTACAGTCATttggccaagaaggaaggcaagaacAAGTCGTGGTTCTCGACGAGTTCCAAAGGATCTCGTGCAGCGCCTCCAAGCTTGACAAGCTCACAAGCGTCCTCATCTACCGTTATTGCCGCTGCCGTCGCCGATCCCAGTCAAGCTACAGCCGATCTCAATACCTCCCAATCTGGAAAGGATCCATCGGCCGGCGAGCAAGATCAGTCCTCACTGGCTAAGATTTACTTGAAAGTACATAAAGGCGAGCCTAAGCAGGGcgggaaaaagagaaagattATGATGACTCAGAAAAGAGTGTTGGATCTTGATCCTAGCCGAAAGAGTGACAGAGCAGAGGTGGCCATCTTGCACGCCGATGTTGTTCACAACGCGAGGAATGC TTTTCACTTTGAGCTTAATTGGCTGGGTGTCACTGCTGCTCTTTTGGAGGAATTGCGTCAAAAACTTTCCGCCCAATCAGAACGCTATGGCCTTCGCTTTGTCGAGACGCCAGTTGAGCAGATTGCAGATATTCCCAAAAAGTGTGCTTATCGTACTCCCATCCCTATCCGCCTTGCACTTGCTCCTCCAGTAATCCCGGACCTTCATACTCGACTGGTCGCGGTTGCTCATGGCACCGGCCAAGCCGAGAATTACTTTGAATATTCAATCCTTACTAAAAAGTTTGGCTTCGTTCTCGACGTCGAAGCTACAGATCGATACCCAGACAACGTCGAGGTCGTATACTCATACCGCAAAGCTGGCGTCAAATACACCTATTCACAATTCTGTCACAAGACAGGATTAGCTTTAGTTCAGTGTGTTGGTGGCGAGGCAGGCTTCTTATGGAGTGACAATCGATTGGTGGTGTCAGCTCCTACCAGGAAGGGAGTAGGAAATAGAGTCGACGAGGCTCGAGCCCTAAGAAAAGAGTTAGAAGACTTCTGTTCAGATGCCGAGCAATTGAGCAAATTTTACGAGGAAGTGCTACCTCCGCCCCCTACCACAGGAGAGAGCACCCCcgaggaagggcaagaggagTTTGAGGccaaggatgatgaggaggaacaaCCTGCCCCACAGGAAAAGACTGAACTTTAG
- a CDS encoding hypothetical protein (HMMPfam hit to Endosulfine, cAMP-regulated phosphoprotein/endosulfine conserved region, score: 47.9, E(): 2.8e-11): protein MVVFPVIQNKVDISQMNEQDQKAFKLYGKVPGKNLLTKMQKERKYFDSGDYMMSKAGVPTASPPGTAHPTPEAVPHASPPSGPGGYLSSSPTGGSLPSPNIMEHGIGGEKCAHNVGVGISPAATSEAIEMPGHGHHHGHQRRGSESRISPPNTWRESVNPSSFPIHHPGIFGGSPVKASSLAKRVDEEGEQ, encoded by the exons ATGGTTGTGTTCCCGGTGATACAGAATAAGGTCGATATCTCG CAAATGAACGAGCAAGACCAGAAGGCGTTCAAGTTGTATGGCAAGGTACCCGGAAAAAACCTTCTCACCAAAATGCAGAAG GAGCGAAAATACTTTGACTCTGGTGATTACATGATGTCCAAGGCAGGTGTGCCAACTGCCTCCCCTCCTGGGACTGCACACCCCACCCCCGAAGC TGTCCCTCAcgcctctcctccatccgGTCCCGGCGGCTACCTTTCATCATCGCCGACTGGCGgatcccttccttccccaaaTATCATGGAACATGGCATCGGTGGAGAAAAATGTGCCCATAACGTTGGTGTGGGCATCAGCCCAGCCGCTACTAGCGAGGCTATTGAGATGCCTGGACACGGACATCATCACGGACACCAACGTCGTGGCAGTGAAAG CAGAATCTCCCCTCCTAATACTTGGAGAGAAAGTGTTAACCCCAGCTCTTTCCCAATTCACCATCCTGGCATCTTCGGCGGATCTCCAGTCAAAGCAAGTAGTCTTGCCAAACGagtcgatgaagaaggggaacAGTAG
- a CDS encoding hypothetical protein (Match to ESTs gb|CF192425.1|CF192425, gb|CF185897.1|CF185897, gb|CF185896.1|CF185896; HMMPfam hit to GLFV_dehydrog, Glutamate/Leucine/Phenylalanine/Valine dehydrogenase, score: 410.4, E(): 2.1e-120; HMMPfam hit to GLFV_dehydrog_N, Glu/Leu/Phe/Val dehydrogenase, dimerisation domain, score: 271.3, E(): 1.5e-78), which yields MSNYPSEPEFQQAVAEITQTLEPFLAKNPEYRRALDVVQVPERIVQFRVTWERDDGTIAINRGYRVQFNSALGPYKGGLRLHPTVNLSILKFLGFEQIFKNALTGLMMGGGKGGSDFDPKGKTDSEIRRFCYAFMQELSRHIGTDTDVPAGDIGTGGREIGFMFGAYKKYRNENAGILTGKGADWGGSHIRPEATGYGLVYYVTEMLRDLDNTDWKGKRVLISGAGNVAQYAALKVIELGGTVLSLSDSTGALVATGDEGFTPEEIMNIADIKLQRKSLTAFATGSKFQWHEGKRPWTLVSNADIALPSASQNELNDEEAKALIKAGVRYVAEGSNMGCTLDAIKIFEESRTAAKNATDAGVCFYAPGKAANCGGVAVSGLEMAQNSQRLKWTHEEVDAKLKAIMINCYQTCWETGKQYAEAGVVPSLVAGANIAGFVKVANAMREQGDWW from the exons ATGTCCAACTACCCCTCTGAGCCCGAATTCCAACAG GCCGTCGCCGAGATCACTCAGACTCTTGAGCCT TTCCTTGCCAAGAACCCCGAGTACCGACGAGCGCTCGACGTGGTTCAGGTCCCCGAGCGAATCGTGCAATTCCGAGTTACATGGGAGCGTGACGACGGTACCATCGCCATCAACAGGGGTTACCGAGTCCAA TTCAACTCTGCTCTCGGTCCTTACAAGGGTGGTCTCCGTCTCCACCCCACCGTCAACCTCTCTATCCTCAAATT CCTTGGTTTCGAGCAGATTTTCAAGAACGCTCTCACTGGTCTCATGatgggtggtggtaagggtGGTTCCGACTTTGACCCCAAGGGCAAAACCGACAGCGAAATCCGACGATTCTGCTATGCCTTCATGCAGGAGCTCTCTCGACACATCGGTACCGACACTGATGTCCCTGCTGGTGACATCGGTACTGGTGGACGTGAGATTGGCTTCATGTTCGGTGCATACAAGAAGTACAGGAACGAGAACGCTGGTATCCTTACTGGTAAGGGTGCTGACTGGGGAGGTTCCCACATCCGTCCCGAGGCCACTGG TTACGGTCTCGTCTACTACGTCACTGAAATGCTCCGTGACCTCGACAACACCGACTGGAAAGGCAAGCGAGTCCTTATCTCCGGTGCCGGTAACGTCGCCCAGTACGCTGCTCTCAAGGTTATTGAGCTCGGTGGTACcgtcctctctctctccgaTTCCACTGGTGCTCTCGTCGCCACTGGTGATGAGGGCTTCACTCCTGAGGAGATCATGAACATTGCCGACATCAAGCTCCAGCGAAAGAGCTTGACTGCCTTCGCCACTGGCTCCAAATTCCAATGGCACGAGGGCAAGAGGCCCTGGACCCTTGTCAGCAACGCCGATatcgctcttccttctgcttcccAGAACGAGCTTAACGACGAGGAGGCTAAGGCCCTCATCAAGGCCGGTGTCCGCTACGTTGCTGAAGGCTCCAATAT GGGCTGCACTCTTGACGCCATTAAGATCTTCGAAGAGTCCCGAACTGCGGCCAAGAACGCCACCGACGCCGGTGTCTGCTTCTACGCTCCTGGTAAGGCTGCCAACTGTGGTGGTGTTGCCGTTTCCGGCCTTGAAATGGCCCAGAACTCCCAACGT CTCAAGTGGACTCACGAGGAGGTCGACGCCAAGCTCAAGGCCATCATGATCAACTGCTACCAGACCTGTTGGGAGACCGGCAAGCAATACGCTGAGGCTGGTGTTGTTCCTTCCTTGGTCGCCGGTGCCAACATCGCTGGTTTCGTCAAGGTTGCCAACGCCATGCGCGAACAGGGTGACTGGTGGTAA
- a CDS encoding hypothetical protein (HMMPfam hit to Endosulfine, cAMP-regulated phosphoprotein/endosulfine conserved region, score: 49.3, E(): 1.1e-11), whose protein sequence is MNPHKMNKVDISQMNEQDQKAFKLYGKVPGKNLLTKMQKERKYFDSGDYMMSKAGVPTASPPGTAHPTPEAVPHASPPSGPGGYLSSSPTGGSLPSPNIMEHGIGGEKCAHNVGVGISPAATSEAIEMPGHGHHHGHQRRGSESRISPPNTWRESVNPSSFPIHHPGIFGGSPVKASSLAKRVDEEGEQ, encoded by the exons ATGAACCCACACAAAATG AATAAGGTCGATATCTCG CAAATGAACGAGCAAGACCAGAAGGCGTTCAAGTTGTATGGCAAGGTACCCGGAAAAAACCTTCTCACCAAAATGCAGAAG GAGCGAAAATACTTTGACTCTGGTGATTACATGATGTCCAAGGCAGGTGTGCCAACTGCCTCCCCTCCTGGGACTGCACACCCCACCCCCGAAGC TGTCCCTCAcgcctctcctccatccgGTCCCGGCGGCTACCTTTCATCATCGCCGACTGGCGgatcccttccttccccaaaTATCATGGAACATGGCATCGGTGGAGAAAAATGTGCCCATAACGTTGGTGTGGGCATCAGCCCAGCCGCTACTAGCGAGGCTATTGAGATGCCTGGACACGGACATCATCACGGACACCAACGTCGTGGCAGTGAAAG CAGAATCTCCCCTCCTAATACTTGGAGAGAAAGTGTTAACCCCAGCTCTTTCCCAATTCACCATCCTGGCATCTTCGGCGGATCTCCAGTCAAAGCAAGTAGTCTTGCCAAACGagtcgatgaagaaggggaacAGTAG